Proteins encoded by one window of Streptomyces uncialis:
- a CDS encoding DUF7224 domain-containing protein yields the protein MIYLANLRASSAPWLLLPGLLGLVLYVDGDTIREAQGNAVGAGELAALGIVAIAPMVSGAAAWEAGRHRHLRELHSVSVRGAVRRSLRAIAPVLVLHVLLVGAAVVLARSVAGVWPGAEGWWGVLHLLVLPGEWLIIGWVLGLLCPRAVAALVAAAVPWVSLAATYAVSAPFMRHLGGFVLGGSPLTEVRDPLVYVVPWLATAALAGAVMLLVGARRRPWLPVVSVAVAVGALVGGRAVVADWGHTPLREPRMGHTVCEGGAPVICLPREYAGHLAEVRRAALPRLDALRKAGLPMPEKVSMVSPALKPVPGTWPLSWGPDTPAEAFDVVLARSAVGGTAARQGIRDCGWPSSAGAWAMLVMGVPEARVHDDLLDEEQAEMRRVRALPADQQVDWFTSTVREQKHCVPGSS from the coding sequence GTGATTTACCTCGCCAACCTCCGTGCCTCTTCGGCTCCTTGGCTTCTCCTACCCGGGCTGCTCGGCCTTGTCCTGTACGTCGACGGCGACACCATCAGGGAAGCCCAGGGCAACGCCGTGGGAGCCGGTGAACTCGCCGCCCTCGGCATCGTGGCGATCGCCCCCATGGTGTCGGGGGCCGCCGCCTGGGAAGCAGGTCGGCACCGGCACCTGCGCGAACTCCATTCGGTGAGCGTGCGCGGAGCGGTCCGCAGGTCGCTCCGCGCGATCGCCCCCGTGCTCGTTCTGCATGTCCTCCTCGTCGGCGCGGCCGTCGTACTGGCCAGGTCGGTCGCGGGCGTGTGGCCAGGCGCCGAGGGGTGGTGGGGGGTACTGCACCTGCTCGTCCTCCCCGGGGAGTGGCTGATCATCGGCTGGGTGCTGGGGCTGTTGTGCCCGCGTGCGGTCGCCGCTCTGGTGGCCGCGGCCGTGCCATGGGTGTCGCTGGCCGCAACTTACGCCGTGAGCGCTCCCTTCATGCGCCACCTGGGCGGTTTCGTGCTGGGGGGGTCACCCCTGACCGAGGTGCGGGACCCGCTCGTCTACGTCGTTCCCTGGCTGGCCACCGCCGCACTCGCGGGGGCCGTGATGCTCCTCGTCGGCGCGCGTCGCAGGCCATGGCTGCCCGTCGTGAGTGTGGCGGTGGCCGTGGGAGCGCTGGTCGGCGGTCGGGCCGTGGTCGCGGACTGGGGGCACACACCGCTGCGGGAACCCCGGATGGGTCACACCGTGTGCGAGGGCGGGGCCCCCGTGATCTGTCTCCCCCGGGAGTACGCGGGGCACCTGGCCGAAGTGCGTCGCGCCGCGCTGCCCCGGCTGGACGCGCTGCGGAAGGCCGGTCTGCCGATGCCCGAGAAGGTCAGCATGGTCTCCCCGGCACTCAAGCCGGTGCCAGGCACCTGGCCGCTGTCCTGGGGGCCGGACACGCCCGCCGAGGCATTCGATGTCGTCCTCGCCCGGTCGGCCGTGGGCGGTACGGCGGCGCGCCAGGGGATACGGGACTGCGGTTGGCCTTCGTCAGCGGGGGCGTGGGCGATGCTCGTCATGGGAGTACCGGAAGCGAGGGTCCATGACGACCTCCTCGACGAGGAGCAAGCCGAGATGCGCCGGGTCCGTGCGCTGCCCGCCGACCAGCAGGTCGACTGGTTCACCTCGACCGTCCGGGAACAGAAGCACTGCGTGCCGGGATCGTCATGA